A single window of Eleginops maclovinus isolate JMC-PN-2008 ecotype Puerto Natales chromosome 19, JC_Emac_rtc_rv5, whole genome shotgun sequence DNA harbors:
- the si:dkey-85n7.8 gene encoding COX8 domain-containing protein, whose protein sequence is MFSLRRRPILTWPRLTKAILQNHRSIYSKPAKEKIGPGQSFIALFVFAATLLTPAGWIMHHIPEYRRRSPQQP, encoded by the exons ATGTTTTCCCTTCGCAGGAGACCCATACTGACCTGGCCCAGGCTGACGAAAGCCATACTGCAAAATCACAGGTCAATCTACAGCAAGCCGGCAAAGGAAAAGATCGGGCCAGGG CAATCTTTCATTGCCCTCTTTGTGTTTGCTGCGACACTCTTGACCCCGGCTGGATGGATCATGCATCATATCCCAGAATACCGGCGGAGATCACCTCAACAACCCTGA